A genome region from Hypanus sabinus isolate sHypSab1 unplaced genomic scaffold, sHypSab1.hap1 scaffold_185, whole genome shotgun sequence includes the following:
- the LOC132387430 gene encoding C-type lectin domain family 9 member A-like — METKYRSANETKARICELLTNRRVPACPQGWIENEGRCYFLSILKESYDGAKEHCSIFDARLLKMNSIQEEDFVSSSTGNGYKTYWIGKCRDGKVDSNLLYKSYGWPSCSKCNTDWSTNCKNKHRFICEKSAHLCWDIPEEIRGLCQHPVGKT, encoded by the exons atggaaacgaagtacagatctgccaacgaaaccaaggctcgaatctgtgaattgttgaccaacagaagag TGCCAGCGTGTCCTCAGGGATGGATCGAAAATGAAGGTCGctgttatttcctatccatcCTGAAGGAATCTTACGATGGAGCGAAGGAACATTGCTCAATCTTTGATGCAAGGCTCCTCAAAATGAATTCAATCCAGGAAGAG GATTTTGTTTCCTCCTCTACCGGCAATGGATACAAAacttactggattggaaaatgcagagACGG GAAGGTGGACTCTAATCTTCTGTACAAGTCCTATGGATGGCCGAGCTGCAGTAAATGCAACACGGACTGGAGCACCAATTGCAAAAATAAACAcagattcatctgcgagaagtcggcacatTTATGCTGGGATATTCCTGAAGAGATCCGAGGTCTCTGTCAACACCCCGTAGGGAAGACTTAA